The Microbacterium sp. SORGH_AS_0862 genome has a segment encoding these proteins:
- the hisG gene encoding ATP phosphoribosyltransferase: MLRIAVPNKGSLSETAAAMLAEAGYKGRRDPKDLHAIDPLNDVEFFYLRPKDIATYVGSGALDVGITGRDLLLDARMPGAREIEALGFGGSTFRFAGPPGRFTELADLEGMRVATAYPGLVDAYLDEHGVAVDLVPLDGAVESAVELGVADAVADVVSTGTTLRQAGLEIFGPVLLESDAVLITGAQEPAGLETLLRRLRGVIVAREYVLIDYDLPAALVDDAIAVAPGIESPTISPLRDPSWVAVRVMSPRKGVNQVMDALYAIGARAILVTEIHAARL; the protein is encoded by the coding sequence ATGCTGAGAATCGCCGTGCCCAACAAGGGCTCCCTTTCCGAGACCGCGGCGGCCATGCTCGCCGAAGCGGGCTACAAGGGCCGTCGTGATCCGAAGGATCTGCACGCCATCGACCCGCTCAACGACGTCGAGTTCTTCTACCTGCGCCCCAAGGACATCGCCACCTACGTCGGTTCGGGCGCGCTCGATGTCGGAATCACCGGTCGCGACCTGCTGCTGGACGCCCGCATGCCGGGTGCGCGCGAGATCGAGGCGCTCGGATTCGGCGGCTCCACGTTCCGCTTCGCCGGCCCTCCCGGTCGGTTCACCGAACTCGCCGACCTCGAGGGGATGCGGGTCGCCACCGCCTACCCGGGCCTCGTCGACGCCTACCTCGACGAGCACGGTGTGGCCGTCGACCTCGTGCCGCTCGACGGTGCCGTGGAGTCGGCCGTCGAACTCGGCGTCGCCGACGCGGTGGCCGACGTCGTCTCCACCGGCACCACGCTTCGCCAGGCGGGGCTCGAGATCTTCGGCCCGGTCCTTCTGGAGTCGGATGCGGTCTTGATCACCGGCGCGCAGGAGCCTGCAGGCCTCGAGACGCTGCTGCGCCGCCTGCGCGGTGTCATCGTCGCGCGCGAGTACGTGCTCATCGATTACGACCTGCCCGCCGCCCTCGTCGACGACGCGATCGCCGTCGCCCCAGGTATCGAATCACCGACGATCTCGCCGCTGCGGGATCCGTCGTGGGTGGCGGTGCGTGTCATGAGCCCGCGCAAGGGCGTGAACCAGGTCATGGACGCGCTCTATGCGATTGGTGCGAGGGCGATCCTCGTGACCGAGATCCACGCGGCGAGGCTCTGA
- the hisI gene encoding phosphoribosyl-AMP cyclohydrolase: protein MSESIEERISRVRFNDQGLVAAIVQQWDTREVLMMGWMDAEALRRTLTSGRATYWSRSRQEYWRKGDTSGNIQVVHGARLDCDGDAVLLSVEQTGPACHTGTRTCFDSDDLDPVRGGE from the coding sequence GTGAGCGAGAGCATCGAGGAGCGCATCTCCCGAGTCCGCTTCAACGACCAGGGCCTGGTCGCGGCGATCGTGCAGCAGTGGGACACCCGAGAGGTGCTCATGATGGGCTGGATGGATGCGGAGGCGCTGCGGCGCACGCTCACGTCCGGCCGCGCCACGTACTGGTCGCGCTCGAGGCAGGAGTACTGGCGCAAGGGCGACACCTCGGGGAACATCCAGGTCGTGCACGGTGCCCGTCTGGACTGCGACGGCGATGCCGTGCTGCTGTCCGTCGAACAGACCGGCCCCGCCTGTCACACCGGCACACGGACCTGCTTCGACTCCGACGACCTGGACCCCGTTCGAGGCGGCGAGTGA
- a CDS encoding DUF6704 family protein yields the protein MSNSIDDPGHGHSPAAWTAVVIMLVAVALGTVFFVLDMPVLVWASVGLLVVGLITGWALARAGWGVNGPKYVAKEH from the coding sequence ATGAGCAATTCCATCGACGACCCCGGCCACGGACACTCCCCGGCAGCCTGGACGGCCGTGGTGATCATGCTCGTCGCCGTCGCGCTGGGCACGGTGTTCTTCGTGCTCGACATGCCCGTGCTCGTCTGGGCGTCGGTCGGTCTGCTCGTGGTGGGTCTGATCACCGGGTGGGCTCTGGCCCGCGCCGGTTGGGGCGTCAACGGCCCCAAGTACGTCGCGAAAGAGCACTGA
- a CDS encoding phosphoribosyl-ATP diphosphatase, with amino-acid sequence MKTFDDLFAELELKARTRPAGSGTVAELDAGVHAIGKKIVEEAAEVWMAAEYQSDTEAAEEISQLLYHLQVLMLAKGLTPADVYRHL; translated from the coding sequence GTGAAGACGTTCGACGACCTGTTCGCGGAGCTGGAGCTCAAGGCCCGGACGCGACCGGCCGGATCCGGCACCGTCGCGGAGCTGGATGCCGGTGTGCACGCGATCGGCAAGAAGATCGTCGAAGAGGCCGCGGAGGTCTGGATGGCCGCCGAGTACCAGAGCGACACCGAAGCGGCTGAGGAGATCTCCCAGCTGCTCTACCACCTCCAGGTGCTCATGCTGGCCAAGGGTCTGACGCCGGCGGACGTGTACCGACATCTCTGA
- a CDS encoding Trp biosynthesis-associated membrane protein, with product MIRRARSSAVLAILVGGAASTLAATQTWIHVALTDGAAADVAVAGTAAIPVLTPLSLAVLALGAALSIVGRVLRVVFGALTVAAAIGIALLTAPVAFDAPIDAYAPSVTETTGITGDSSVAALVASTSVTGWPVVTLVAAVVLLVAGSFVLVTGWRWPGGGRKYDAPRRRGATADGAPLDAIDSWDDLSRGDDPTFPDPPR from the coding sequence GTGATCCGTCGCGCGCGCTCGAGCGCGGTTCTGGCGATCCTGGTAGGCGGTGCCGCGAGCACCCTGGCGGCCACGCAGACCTGGATCCACGTCGCGCTGACGGACGGCGCGGCCGCCGATGTCGCGGTCGCGGGGACCGCCGCCATCCCCGTGCTCACGCCGCTGAGTCTCGCGGTGCTCGCGTTGGGCGCTGCGTTGTCGATCGTCGGCCGGGTCCTCCGGGTCGTGTTCGGCGCTCTGACGGTGGCTGCCGCGATCGGTATCGCGCTGCTCACGGCGCCCGTCGCCTTCGACGCTCCCATCGACGCCTATGCCCCGAGCGTGACGGAGACCACCGGCATCACCGGTGACTCGTCGGTGGCGGCACTCGTCGCGAGCACGAGCGTCACGGGGTGGCCCGTGGTCACCCTCGTCGCCGCCGTCGTGCTGCTGGTGGCGGGCTCGTTCGTTCTCGTCACCGGTTGGCGCTGGCCGGGCGGAGGGCGCAAGTACGACGCTCCGCGCCGTAGGGGAGCCACCGCCGACGGCGCACCGCTGGACGCGATCGACTCGTGGGACGACCTCTCGCGCGGCGATGATCCGACCTTCCCCGACCCGCCCCGCTAG
- the hisF gene encoding imidazole glycerol phosphate synthase subunit HisF — MSVVCRVIPCLDVAAGRVVKGVNFENLRDMGDPVELARVYFEQGADELTFLDVTATVDERATTYDVVRRTAEEVFIPLTVGGGVRSDEDVARLLAVGADKIGVNSAAIARPGLIDEIADRFGAQVLVLSLDVKRAEGMPSGFAITTHGGRTLTQLDALAWAREAIERGAGELLVNSIDADGTKNGFDLELVALMREISRVPVIASGGAGQVGDFAPAIRAGADAVLAASVFHSGQLTVGDVKDALVGDGIEVRR; from the coding sequence ATGAGCGTGGTCTGCCGAGTCATCCCGTGCCTGGACGTGGCGGCGGGGCGAGTGGTGAAGGGCGTGAACTTCGAGAACCTCCGCGACATGGGAGACCCCGTCGAGCTCGCGCGCGTGTACTTCGAACAGGGTGCTGACGAGCTCACGTTCCTCGACGTGACGGCGACCGTCGACGAGCGGGCGACGACCTACGACGTCGTGCGTCGCACGGCGGAAGAGGTCTTCATCCCGTTGACCGTCGGCGGCGGCGTTCGTTCGGACGAGGACGTCGCGAGGCTGCTCGCGGTCGGCGCGGACAAGATCGGCGTGAACTCCGCGGCGATCGCCCGTCCTGGCCTGATCGACGAGATCGCCGACCGCTTCGGTGCGCAGGTGCTCGTGCTGTCGCTCGATGTCAAGCGCGCCGAGGGGATGCCCTCCGGGTTCGCCATCACGACCCACGGCGGACGTACGCTGACGCAGCTCGACGCGCTCGCGTGGGCACGCGAGGCGATCGAGCGCGGTGCGGGCGAGCTGCTGGTCAACTCGATCGACGCCGACGGCACGAAGAACGGCTTCGACCTCGAGCTCGTCGCTCTGATGCGGGAGATCTCTCGCGTTCCGGTCATCGCCTCCGGCGGCGCCGGGCAGGTCGGCGATTTCGCGCCCGCGATCCGAGCCGGCGCCGATGCCGTGCTCGCCGCATCCGTGTTCCACTCCGGTCAGCTCACGGTCGGCGACGTCAAGGACGCGCTGGTCGGAGACGGGATCGAGGTGCGGCGGTGA
- the rpe gene encoding ribulose-phosphate 3-epimerase, protein MSAPRINPSILAADFVNMQAELGRISGADFVHVDVMDNHFVPNLTFGPQMVERVQATSPVPLDVHLMIDDPDRWAPGYAELGAASVTFHLEAAADPVALARRLREIGARAGVAIKPGTSEEPLLELLHEFDQILVMTVEPGFGGQSFMPETMPKLARLADAARRVDSAVWLQVDGGIAPATIEQAASAGADTFVAGSAVFGAADPDAAIAGLRAQAADARMHRH, encoded by the coding sequence GTGAGCGCCCCCCGCATCAATCCCTCGATCCTCGCCGCAGACTTCGTCAACATGCAGGCGGAGCTCGGTCGCATCTCCGGTGCCGACTTCGTGCACGTGGACGTGATGGACAACCACTTCGTGCCGAACCTCACGTTCGGTCCGCAGATGGTCGAGCGCGTGCAGGCGACGAGTCCCGTGCCGCTGGACGTCCACCTCATGATCGACGACCCCGATCGCTGGGCGCCCGGATACGCGGAGCTTGGTGCGGCCTCGGTGACCTTCCACCTCGAAGCCGCCGCCGACCCGGTGGCTCTCGCACGGCGGCTGCGTGAGATCGGTGCACGTGCCGGGGTGGCGATCAAACCCGGGACCTCGGAGGAGCCGCTCCTGGAGCTGCTGCACGAGTTCGATCAGATCCTGGTGATGACCGTGGAGCCGGGATTCGGCGGACAGTCGTTCATGCCCGAGACGATGCCCAAGCTCGCCCGGCTCGCCGACGCCGCGCGCCGGGTCGACTCCGCGGTCTGGCTCCAGGTCGACGGCGGCATCGCTCCAGCCACCATCGAGCAGGCGGCCTCCGCCGGCGCGGACACGTTCGTCGCCGGATCCGCCGTGTTCGGCGCGGCGGATCCGGATGCGGCGATCGCCGGGCTCAGGGCGCAGGCCGCCGATGCGAGGATGCACCGCCACTGA
- the trpC gene encoding indole-3-glycerol phosphate synthase TrpC — translation MLADLTAGAVEDARERESRTPLAVVERAALDRPAALDALAALAPADRVKIIAEVKRASPSRGDLAAIPDPAFQASRYEEGGASAISVLTEGRKFKGSLADLEAVRERVSVPVLRKDFIATPYQVLEARASGADLVLLIVAALEQQLLAELHELVLQLGMTPLVETHSAQELSRAADLGARLIGVNARNLSTFELDRDLFGRLADSFPSDAIKIAESAVLTPDDVRHYRSGGADVVLIGEALVTSEPVATLHAFLEAGS, via the coding sequence GTGCTCGCCGACCTCACGGCCGGCGCAGTGGAGGATGCCCGCGAGCGAGAGTCGCGCACGCCTCTGGCGGTCGTGGAGCGCGCTGCGCTGGACCGCCCCGCTGCGCTCGACGCGCTGGCCGCCCTCGCCCCCGCGGACCGCGTGAAGATCATCGCCGAGGTGAAGCGGGCGAGCCCGTCCCGCGGCGACCTGGCGGCGATTCCCGATCCCGCCTTCCAGGCATCTCGATACGAAGAGGGCGGCGCGAGCGCGATCTCGGTGCTCACGGAGGGGCGCAAGTTCAAGGGCAGCCTCGCCGACCTCGAAGCGGTGCGCGAGCGCGTCTCGGTCCCGGTTCTGCGCAAGGACTTCATCGCCACGCCCTACCAGGTGCTCGAAGCCCGCGCATCCGGGGCGGATCTGGTGCTGCTGATCGTCGCGGCCCTCGAGCAACAGCTGCTCGCCGAGCTGCACGAGCTCGTTCTCCAGCTCGGCATGACGCCGCTCGTGGAGACGCACTCGGCCCAAGAGTTGTCCCGCGCAGCCGATCTCGGAGCACGTCTCATCGGGGTCAACGCGCGCAACCTCAGCACGTTCGAACTCGATCGCGATCTGTTCGGCCGTCTCGCCGATTCGTTCCCGAGCGATGCGATCAAGATCGCCGAATCGGCGGTCCTCACTCCCGATGACGTGCGCCACTACCGCTCCGGCGGCGCGGACGTCGTCCTCATCGGCGAGGCTCTCGTGACCTCGGAGCCGGTCGCGACCCTGCACGCTTTCCTGGAGGCTGGATCATGA